A single genomic interval of Antricoccus suffuscus harbors:
- a CDS encoding RNB domain-containing ribonuclease, with translation MTPVRRRVPGVAFEKIRAELDVPAEFSAEVLAEAEKAARSPRLPDADDTDIPFVTLDPAGSTDLDQALHIARAGAGYLVNYAIADVGAFVKPGGALDAECWKRGTTLYSPDLRTPLHPQVLSEGAASLLPDQVRPALLWQITLDAGGEVLEHTLRRTRVKSVAKLNYVDVQADFDDGKAHESLALLKDVGELRLALAIRRNSINLDLPEQEVEPGPDGAWTLAYRDQTPCEKWNAEISLLTGMVAAKMMVDGAIGILRTLPAAPPEAVEDLKKTAASLGVEWPKGASPSTVMAALDRTSDVNVAFLEQAAHLLRGAGYTDFVGTVPEHAGIASIYAHVTAPLRRLVDRYGNEVCLSLAAGVDVPQWVREALPKLPEAMASAAGRESRLERAVIDTVEAMLLKDRVGESFEAVVVGPGKDTVTIVLDDPAVRAKASGGQPKIGDRVKAVLTKADPDEHLVEFELR, from the coding sequence GTGACTCCCGTACGCCGACGGGTTCCCGGCGTCGCGTTCGAGAAGATCCGGGCGGAGCTCGACGTACCGGCCGAGTTCAGTGCCGAGGTGCTCGCCGAGGCTGAGAAGGCGGCGCGGTCGCCACGGCTGCCCGACGCCGACGACACCGACATTCCGTTTGTGACGCTCGATCCGGCCGGTAGTACCGACCTCGACCAAGCGCTGCACATCGCTCGCGCCGGTGCCGGTTACCTCGTCAACTACGCGATAGCGGACGTCGGTGCGTTCGTGAAGCCCGGTGGCGCGCTGGATGCCGAGTGTTGGAAGCGCGGTACGACGCTCTACTCACCGGACCTGCGCACACCTCTGCATCCGCAGGTGCTCTCGGAGGGCGCGGCGAGCCTCTTACCGGATCAGGTCCGCCCGGCCCTTCTGTGGCAGATCACGCTTGACGCGGGCGGTGAGGTCCTCGAACACACGCTGCGCCGGACCAGGGTCAAGAGCGTTGCGAAGCTCAACTACGTCGACGTACAGGCCGATTTCGACGATGGCAAGGCGCACGAGTCGCTTGCGTTGCTCAAAGACGTCGGCGAACTGCGGTTGGCCCTCGCTATTCGGCGCAACTCGATCAACCTCGACCTGCCCGAGCAGGAGGTCGAACCCGGACCGGACGGCGCCTGGACTCTGGCCTACCGCGACCAGACACCGTGCGAGAAGTGGAATGCCGAGATCTCGCTGCTCACCGGCATGGTTGCGGCGAAGATGATGGTCGATGGCGCGATTGGGATCTTGCGCACGCTGCCTGCGGCGCCGCCCGAAGCGGTAGAGGACCTGAAGAAGACGGCGGCCTCGCTGGGCGTCGAGTGGCCGAAGGGCGCGTCGCCGTCCACGGTGATGGCCGCCCTGGACCGTACCTCCGACGTCAATGTCGCGTTCCTCGAACAGGCCGCACATCTGTTGCGCGGCGCCGGCTACACCGACTTCGTCGGCACCGTGCCCGAACACGCCGGCATCGCGTCGATCTACGCGCATGTCACGGCGCCGTTGAGGCGGCTGGTCGACCGTTACGGCAACGAGGTGTGCTTGAGCCTCGCCGCAGGCGTCGACGTACCGCAGTGGGTGCGTGAGGCGCTGCCTAAGCTACCCGAGGCGATGGCATCGGCCGCAGGGCGCGAGTCGCGGCTGGAGCGGGCGGTCATCGACACCGTCGAGGCGATGTTGCTCAAGGATCGAGTCGGGGAGTCGTTCGAGGCCGTCGTCGTCGGGCCGGGCAAGGACACCGTCACGATTGTGCTCGACGATCCGGCGGTGCGTGCCAAGGCATCAGGCGGCCAGCCCAAGATCGGCGACCGGGTCAAGGCCGTGCTCACCAAGGCCGACCCGGACGAACATCTCGTCGAGTTCGAGCTGCGGTGA
- a CDS encoding helical backbone metal receptor, with translation MNDDLRTPFVQRGPVRRVVSLVPSLTETIAYAAPEVLVGGTAYCTHPASLDVTRVGGTKWPDLDAVVGLRPDVVVANAEENRAEDIAALRAAGLAVYVTAPATLDEAFTSLERMLAALQLPAAPWIGAAREEWSTPDPQLAGQRVAVFIWRRPWMVVGRDTFSGDILRRLGLVNVYADNTDRYPKLTPEEAGSLDVDLVVLPDEPYEFNATDGPEMFGATPCALVSGRHLTWYGPSLVEAKAVLSAALRSPIMSI, from the coding sequence GTGAACGACGACCTCCGCACGCCGTTCGTCCAGCGCGGTCCGGTTCGGCGCGTCGTCAGTCTCGTGCCGTCGCTGACCGAGACGATCGCGTACGCGGCGCCAGAGGTGCTGGTCGGAGGTACGGCGTACTGCACCCACCCGGCCAGCCTCGACGTGACGCGGGTGGGTGGCACGAAGTGGCCCGATCTCGATGCGGTGGTCGGGCTGCGGCCCGACGTCGTCGTGGCCAACGCCGAGGAGAACCGGGCCGAGGATATCGCCGCGCTGCGGGCTGCCGGGCTGGCGGTCTACGTCACGGCACCGGCAACGCTCGACGAGGCGTTCACGTCGTTGGAGCGGATGCTCGCCGCGCTGCAGCTACCGGCGGCGCCGTGGATCGGCGCCGCCCGCGAGGAGTGGAGTACGCCGGACCCACAGCTGGCCGGGCAGCGAGTCGCGGTGTTCATCTGGCGACGACCGTGGATGGTCGTCGGACGGGACACCTTCAGCGGCGACATTCTACGCAGGCTGGGCCTGGTCAACGTGTACGCCGACAACACCGACCGCTACCCGAAGCTGACACCCGAGGAGGCCGGTTCGCTGGACGTCGACCTCGTCGTACTGCCCGATGAGCCGTACGAGTTCAACGCGACCGACGGCCCGGAGATGTTCGGTGCAACACCCTGTGCGCTGGTGTCCGGGCGACATCTGACCTGGTACGGACCGTCCCTGGTCGAGGCCAAGGCGGTGCTGTCTGCGGCATTGCGCTCACCGATTATGAGCATCTAG
- a CDS encoding 5-methyltetrahydropteroyltriglutamate--homocysteine S-methyltransferase translates to MSRRTHPPFRADHVGSLLRPQSLHDARAKRQAGEIGADELKAVEDAAIRDVVKMQESVGLQTATDGEFRRTAWHMDFIYQLGGIGSTDDKINVHFHNADGDLDFSSAALSVHDRVTLEDTIFADAFTFLKDAATSAQTPKLTIPSPSMVHYRGGRASIDTTVYPDIEAFYTDLSAAYAEEVRRLADLGCTYLQLDDTSLAYLNDPAQRAEMAEKGGDGEHQHETYIRNINAALAGRPDGLTVTTHMCRGNFRSSWAASGGYDFVAEALFSELAVDGFFLEYDDERSGGFEPLRFVPSDKFVVLGLVTTKSGVLEDKDQLKRRIDEAAKVIPIEQLCLSPQCGFSSTVEGNTLTYDEEVAKLELIVQTAQEVWG, encoded by the coding sequence ATGTCGCGTCGTACCCACCCACCGTTCCGCGCCGACCACGTCGGCAGCCTGCTGCGTCCGCAGTCGCTGCACGATGCGCGCGCGAAGAGGCAGGCCGGTGAGATCGGCGCCGACGAGCTGAAAGCCGTCGAAGACGCGGCCATCCGCGACGTGGTCAAGATGCAGGAAAGTGTCGGCCTGCAGACCGCGACGGACGGCGAGTTCCGGCGGACGGCGTGGCACATGGACTTCATCTACCAGCTTGGCGGGATCGGCTCCACCGACGACAAGATCAACGTGCATTTCCACAACGCGGACGGCGACCTCGACTTCTCGTCCGCGGCGCTGAGCGTGCATGACCGGGTCACACTCGAGGACACGATCTTCGCGGACGCGTTCACATTCCTCAAAGACGCCGCGACATCCGCGCAGACGCCGAAGCTGACCATCCCGTCGCCGAGCATGGTGCACTATCGCGGCGGGCGGGCATCGATCGACACCACGGTCTACCCCGACATCGAAGCGTTCTATACGGACCTGTCCGCGGCGTACGCCGAGGAGGTACGCCGGCTCGCAGACCTCGGCTGCACCTATCTGCAGCTGGACGACACGAGTCTTGCCTATCTCAACGATCCTGCCCAGCGCGCCGAGATGGCCGAAAAGGGTGGCGACGGCGAGCACCAGCACGAGACTTATATCCGCAATATCAACGCCGCGCTCGCGGGCCGGCCCGACGGCCTGACCGTGACGACGCACATGTGCCGCGGCAACTTCCGCTCGTCCTGGGCCGCGTCGGGCGGCTACGACTTCGTCGCCGAGGCGCTGTTCTCGGAGCTGGCGGTCGACGGATTCTTCCTGGAGTACGACGACGAGCGTTCCGGCGGATTCGAGCCGCTTCGGTTCGTGCCGAGCGACAAATTCGTCGTGCTGGGTCTGGTGACGACCAAGAGCGGCGTACTCGAAGACAAAGACCAGCTCAAGAGGCGCATCGACGAAGCGGCCAAGGTTATCCCGATCGAGCAACTATGCCTGTCACCGCAGTGCGGGTTCTCCTCGACGGTCGAGGGCAACACGCTGACCTACGACGAAGAGGTGGCCAAGCTCGAGCTGATCGTGCAGACGGCGCAGGAGGTCTGGGGCTAA
- a CDS encoding fatty acid desaturase family protein: protein MSNVADVLPASSPEAPAVDERPRGQYVSTYTELSREVKKAGLLGRCHGFYWSRIGLTIAAFAAIWVAVALLEDSWWQLALAAALAVVTTQFGYLGHDAAHQQMFRSAQWNKRIAQVISCGFAGLSYSWWMGKHNKHHNAPNQIGKDPDIKSNAIAFTPEAAAARTGLYGAYTRRQGWLFFPLLAFEGAALHVASIRMLLTARGQKGRWVELGCVILRVTVGIALPLVLMPVGLAIAFILVQLALFGILLGGTFATNHKGMPLVPKTARVDFLRRQVLMSRNVTGGAFISWAMGGLNYQIEHHLFPSMARPNLRKVAPLVKAHCAKHNVHYTEKSLIESYGIVVRYLNQVGIGSRDPFQCPLVQEYRV from the coding sequence ATGTCCAATGTCGCCGACGTACTTCCCGCTTCCTCTCCTGAAGCACCAGCTGTGGATGAACGACCACGCGGTCAGTACGTCAGCACATATACCGAGCTCTCCCGCGAGGTGAAAAAAGCGGGCCTTCTCGGCCGCTGCCACGGCTTCTACTGGAGCCGGATCGGACTGACCATTGCGGCGTTCGCCGCGATCTGGGTCGCGGTGGCGCTGCTCGAAGACTCGTGGTGGCAGCTTGCGCTGGCCGCGGCACTTGCCGTGGTCACCACCCAGTTCGGCTACCTCGGGCATGATGCGGCGCACCAGCAGATGTTCCGCTCGGCGCAGTGGAACAAGCGGATCGCCCAAGTCATCTCCTGTGGGTTCGCCGGGCTGTCCTACAGCTGGTGGATGGGCAAGCACAACAAACACCACAACGCGCCCAACCAGATCGGTAAAGATCCGGACATCAAGTCCAACGCGATTGCGTTCACCCCGGAGGCCGCGGCCGCGCGTACCGGCCTGTACGGCGCCTACACCCGTCGCCAGGGCTGGTTGTTCTTCCCGCTGCTCGCCTTCGAAGGAGCCGCGCTGCACGTCGCGAGCATCCGGATGTTGCTCACCGCACGCGGCCAGAAAGGACGCTGGGTCGAGCTTGGCTGCGTCATACTGCGCGTGACCGTGGGGATCGCGCTCCCGCTGGTGCTCATGCCGGTCGGGCTAGCGATCGCGTTCATCCTTGTCCAGCTGGCGCTGTTCGGGATCCTCCTCGGCGGTACGTTCGCCACAAACCACAAGGGCATGCCCCTCGTCCCCAAGACCGCGCGGGTGGACTTCCTACGCCGGCAGGTGCTCATGTCACGCAACGTCACCGGCGGCGCGTTCATCAGCTGGGCGATGGGCGGCCTGAACTACCAGATCGAGCACCACCTGTTCCCCAGCATGGCGCGGCCTAACCTGCGCAAAGTGGCGCCGCTGGTCAAGGCGCACTGTGCGAAACACAACGTGCACTACACCGAGAAGTCTCTGATCGAGTCGTACGGCATCGTCGTGCGCTATCTCAACCAGGTCGGCATCGGCTCACGCGACCCGTTCCAGTGCCCGCTGGTGCAGGAATACCGCGTCTGA
- a CDS encoding L,D-transpeptidase yields the protein MIGVFAALIALVLTAACTAAPTKTSNAGQSAPATSTAPEPKAATVSMSPAPGTTEVNPLSPITLTASYGVLSDVSVTNPDGAPVQGAMSADSATWTSAEPLGYAKAYTATATTTSFDGVITPFNATFDTLKPANKTKASLTPSKSGGTYGVGMPIIARFDEPIADKATAMQQMVVTTDPPVDGAWYWFSNYEAHWRPKDFWAPGTSVAVDINVYGVQVSEGLWGQEDTHTDFTIGDAMVSEIDNSNLQMRVYKNGELIKTMPASMGKAKYPTQSGVHVVQEKYEMKTMDSSTWGLPVDDPEGYVTDVPWATRISGSGEFVHSAPWSVSDQGVRNASHGCINLSMANGKWFYDNSNFGDIVTITGTPVKLQHGDAYMDWNIPWETWVQGGKN from the coding sequence ATGATAGGCGTATTTGCGGCTCTGATCGCGCTGGTTCTTACGGCAGCCTGCACGGCGGCACCCACGAAGACCTCAAACGCTGGCCAGAGCGCGCCCGCCACCTCTACGGCACCCGAGCCCAAAGCCGCGACCGTCAGCATGAGTCCGGCGCCCGGAACAACCGAGGTCAACCCACTGTCGCCGATCACGCTGACGGCGTCGTACGGCGTCCTCAGTGACGTCTCGGTCACCAATCCGGACGGTGCGCCCGTGCAAGGTGCGATGTCCGCGGACTCGGCGACGTGGACGTCGGCCGAACCGCTCGGCTACGCCAAGGCCTACACCGCCACCGCGACGACGACCAGCTTCGACGGCGTGATCACCCCGTTTAACGCTACGTTTGACACGCTCAAGCCGGCCAACAAGACGAAGGCGTCCCTCACGCCAAGCAAGTCCGGTGGCACGTACGGCGTCGGCATGCCGATCATCGCCCGGTTCGACGAGCCGATCGCCGACAAGGCGACGGCGATGCAGCAGATGGTCGTCACCACCGATCCACCCGTCGATGGGGCGTGGTACTGGTTCAGCAACTACGAGGCGCACTGGCGGCCTAAGGACTTCTGGGCACCGGGCACGAGCGTCGCGGTCGACATCAACGTGTACGGCGTGCAGGTCAGCGAAGGGTTGTGGGGACAGGAAGACACGCATACCGACTTCACCATCGGCGATGCGATGGTCTCCGAGATCGATAACAGCAACTTGCAGATGAGGGTCTACAAGAACGGCGAGCTCATCAAGACAATGCCTGCGTCCATGGGCAAGGCGAAGTACCCGACTCAAAGTGGGGTTCACGTCGTACAAGAGAAGTACGAGATGAAGACGATGGACTCCTCGACGTGGGGCCTGCCGGTCGACGACCCCGAAGGTTATGTCACCGACGTGCCGTGGGCGACCCGGATCTCTGGATCGGGCGAGTTTGTGCACTCGGCGCCGTGGTCGGTCTCTGATCAGGGCGTGCGCAACGCCTCCCACGGCTGCATCAACCTCAGCATGGCCAATGGCAAGTGGTTTTATGACAATTCCAACTTTGGCGACATCGTCACCATCACAGGTACGCCGGTCAAGCTCCAGCACGGCGACGCCTACATGGACTGGAACATACCGTGGGAAACGTGGGTCCAGGGTGGCAAAAACTAG
- the glnA gene encoding type I glutamate--ammonia ligase: MDRQQQFVLRTLEERDIKFVRLWFTDVLGYLKAVAIAPAELEGVFAEGIGFDGSAIEGYTRTYESDMVAHPDPTTFQVIPLENGQPSDTARMFCDIKMPDGSPSWADPRHVLRRVLAKASDMGFSCYTHPEIEFFLLKDGPDARPPRPVDRGGYFDLPTHETAHDFRRRAVTALEAMGISVEFSHHEVAPGQQEIDLRYADALTTADNIMTFRHLMKEVALDEGVYASFMPKPFTDHAGSGMHTHISLFEGDRNAFHDPTDELTLSKTARYFIAGILKHATEITAVTNQFVNSYKRLYASELSTTTSEAPAWVCWGHANRSALIRVPLYNPGKASSTRLEVRSPDPACNPYLALAVLIGAGLKGIEEEYQLPPGADEDVSLLTPAERKALGFRDLPHNLGEALGLMEESDFVAEILGEHVFDYFLSNKNVEWLRYRAQVTPFELDEFLPVL, from the coding sequence GTGGATCGTCAGCAACAGTTCGTTCTTCGCACGCTCGAAGAGCGTGACATCAAGTTCGTTCGGCTTTGGTTTACCGACGTTCTGGGCTATCTCAAGGCGGTGGCGATTGCGCCGGCCGAACTCGAAGGGGTCTTCGCCGAGGGCATCGGCTTCGACGGGTCGGCGATCGAGGGTTATACCCGCACGTATGAAAGCGACATGGTCGCGCACCCGGACCCGACCACGTTTCAGGTCATCCCACTGGAGAACGGGCAGCCGTCGGACACCGCGCGGATGTTCTGTGACATCAAGATGCCGGACGGTTCGCCGTCCTGGGCCGATCCACGCCATGTACTGCGGCGCGTGCTGGCCAAGGCCTCGGACATGGGTTTCAGTTGCTACACGCATCCGGAGATCGAGTTCTTCCTGCTCAAGGATGGCCCGGACGCGCGCCCGCCACGCCCGGTCGACCGCGGCGGCTACTTCGACCTGCCCACGCACGAAACGGCGCACGACTTCCGCCGACGCGCGGTCACGGCGCTGGAGGCGATGGGTATCTCGGTCGAGTTCAGCCATCACGAGGTCGCGCCCGGTCAGCAGGAGATCGACCTGCGGTACGCCGATGCGCTGACTACCGCAGACAACATCATGACCTTCCGCCACCTGATGAAAGAGGTCGCGCTCGATGAGGGCGTGTATGCCTCGTTCATGCCGAAGCCCTTTACCGACCACGCGGGCTCCGGGATGCACACCCACATCTCGCTGTTCGAGGGCGACCGCAACGCCTTTCACGACCCGACGGACGAACTGACACTGTCGAAGACCGCGCGATACTTCATTGCCGGGATTCTCAAGCACGCGACCGAGATCACCGCGGTGACCAACCAGTTCGTCAACTCCTATAAGCGGCTCTACGCTAGCGAGCTGAGCACAACGACGTCCGAGGCGCCGGCCTGGGTGTGCTGGGGTCACGCCAACCGGTCGGCTCTGATCAGGGTCCCGCTCTACAACCCCGGCAAGGCCAGCTCGACGCGGCTTGAGGTGCGTTCACCCGATCCAGCCTGTAATCCCTATCTGGCCTTGGCGGTCCTGATCGGCGCCGGGCTCAAGGGCATCGAAGAGGAGTACCAGCTGCCGCCGGGCGCCGATGAGGACGTGTCGCTGCTGACCCCGGCCGAGAGAAAGGCGCTCGGCTTCCGCGACCTGCCGCACAATCTGGGGGAGGCGCTGGGACTGATGGAGGAGTCCGACTTCGTCGCAGAGATCCTCGGCGAGCACGTGTTCGACTATTTCCTGTCGAACAAGAACGTTGAATGGCTTCGTTACCGTGCGCAGGTCACTCCGTTCGAGCTCGACGAGTTCCTGCCGGTTCTCTAG
- a CDS encoding type 1 glutamine amidotransferase gives MPISDAATAPDADKPFIIVEHDASNPPERLADWLSAAGASYVVVKPHAGEPLPTDLSPYAGILMLGGQQVAQRVDDEHFPWRQASLDMLRTAISQKVPTLAVCLGSQLLAIAGGGTVERGDQGKELGHGLVARRDASYQDPLFIDLPMTPDVMQFHGDVVTVLPPGATLLATGAVYQNQAFRIGDNAWGMQFHIETEPQTYAEWFEVGRDRLEQKGYDVDGMIERAVRYHEDMPGVWAPFIAKFVDIAAKASREVGSHAAAEDDR, from the coding sequence GTGCCTATCTCTGATGCCGCTACCGCGCCCGATGCCGACAAGCCATTCATCATCGTCGAGCATGATGCGAGCAACCCGCCGGAGCGGCTCGCTGACTGGCTCAGTGCGGCCGGCGCGTCGTACGTCGTAGTCAAACCGCACGCGGGCGAACCACTGCCGACCGACCTCTCGCCGTACGCTGGCATCCTGATGCTCGGTGGGCAGCAGGTCGCGCAGCGGGTGGACGACGAGCATTTCCCGTGGCGCCAGGCCAGTCTCGACATGCTGCGCACCGCGATCTCGCAGAAGGTGCCCACGTTGGCTGTATGTCTGGGATCGCAGTTGCTCGCGATAGCAGGCGGAGGCACCGTCGAGCGCGGTGACCAGGGCAAGGAGCTAGGTCACGGTCTGGTCGCGCGGCGCGATGCGTCGTACCAGGACCCGCTCTTTATCGACCTGCCGATGACGCCGGACGTGATGCAGTTTCACGGTGATGTCGTAACCGTGCTTCCCCCGGGCGCGACGCTTCTGGCGACCGGTGCGGTGTACCAAAACCAGGCGTTCCGGATCGGTGACAACGCGTGGGGCATGCAGTTCCACATCGAGACCGAACCACAGACGTATGCCGAGTGGTTCGAGGTCGGACGCGACCGCCTTGAACAGAAGGGCTACGACGTCGACGGCATGATTGAGCGGGCCGTGCGCTACCACGAGGACATGCCCGGTGTCTGGGCGCCGTTCATCGCAAAGTTCGTCGACATCGCCGCAAAGGCATCTCGGGAGGTCGGTTCCCACGCGGCCGCGGAAGACGACCGGTAG
- a CDS encoding bifunctional [glutamine synthetase] adenylyltransferase/[glutamine synthetase]-adenylyl-L-tyrosine phosphorylase has translation MAPDTRRRRPNNASRLGFIDAERTIRFLDELGLTKDGGEYVDDAAREVVTALAATGDPDEAVLSVLRLSETAEGAALIPAMRDNAGFTARLGAVLGASRALGDWLIANGDQWRLLLEIPDQDRLIEDIARCVGADLADPYTGSGGTLASTTGTEAVSLLRLAYKRCLLEVAARDLVGEASVEEVADRLSVMADALVQTALSVAAAELAERAEGVRLSVIAMGKCGAHELNYLSDVDVIFVGEPIGSFSETDALRNAAHWASEMMRICGDVAWEVDAALRPEGKSGALVRTMDGHRSYYQRWARTWEFQALLKARPMAGDAALGAQYTDEIAAQCWTAVERDGFVEDVQAMRRRVEENLNDNIASRELKLGPGGLRDIEFSVQLLQMVHGRTDSAIRPAATLEAIQALSDRGYIGRTDASSLSDSYRFLRILEHRLMLQRLRRTHLLPDTAEDLRPIARTLGYGVSGSGDEAKALLKDRANHAREVRRLHEKVFYRPLLTAVAALPGEAMRLTTEAAVDRLRALGFERPDGVLKHVEVLTAGTSRTAAMQRILLPTMLAMFADSADPDAGILAYRQVSEQLGHTPWYLRLLRDEGAVAERLAHLLGSSRYIASLFGRAPEAIQMLAEVSHLQPRMVAALEIKMRGAAQRATTSDDAISAIRSLRRGELVRIAAADLLGYADIDQVGNALCALNDATVRAGLFVAMREVAGDLGISVDEYPCVVSVIGMGRYGGQELSYGSDADVIYVYDTVEGADPVHAAKIANRTVELMGRMLGKPGPDPALGLDADLRPEGKQGALVRSLSGYAEYYARWSQIWEAQALLRARPVAGDDVLGARFLQLIDPIRYPTGGIDDAQLREIRRIKARVDNERLPRGADPTTHLKLGRGGLADIEWTVQLLQLQHAAVHHGLWTTGTLSALDAAVQAELIDPDDADALEESWRLVSQCRDANMLIKGKASDQLPHHARDLVAVARILGYPTDVGAGQFLDDYHRVTRHARAVAEKLFYET, from the coding sequence GTGGCCCCGGACACGCGGCGCAGGCGGCCTAATAACGCGTCCCGACTCGGCTTCATCGACGCGGAGCGCACGATTCGCTTCCTCGACGAGTTGGGGCTGACCAAGGACGGCGGGGAGTACGTCGACGACGCCGCACGCGAGGTCGTCACCGCGCTCGCCGCGACCGGCGACCCGGACGAAGCGGTCCTCAGCGTGTTGCGGCTGAGCGAGACCGCCGAGGGCGCCGCGCTGATACCCGCGATGCGCGACAACGCCGGATTCACCGCCCGACTGGGCGCCGTGCTCGGGGCATCGCGTGCGTTGGGCGACTGGTTGATCGCTAACGGTGACCAATGGCGACTGTTACTTGAAATCCCCGACCAGGACCGGCTCATTGAGGACATTGCGCGCTGCGTCGGCGCGGACCTCGCCGATCCCTATACCGGCTCGGGCGGCACTCTGGCCAGTACTACTGGTACCGAGGCAGTATCGCTACTTCGTCTGGCGTACAAGAGATGTTTGCTGGAGGTGGCGGCGCGTGACCTAGTTGGGGAGGCGTCCGTCGAAGAGGTCGCCGATCGGTTGTCGGTCATGGCAGACGCGCTCGTGCAGACCGCTCTCAGCGTTGCCGCCGCAGAGTTGGCCGAGCGTGCCGAGGGTGTCCGGCTGAGTGTGATCGCGATGGGCAAATGCGGGGCGCACGAGCTCAACTACCTGTCCGACGTCGACGTGATCTTCGTCGGGGAGCCGATTGGGTCATTCTCGGAGACCGACGCGTTGCGCAACGCCGCCCATTGGGCCAGCGAGATGATGCGGATCTGCGGCGATGTCGCGTGGGAAGTTGACGCAGCACTACGCCCGGAAGGCAAGTCCGGCGCGTTGGTGCGCACCATGGATGGGCATCGGTCCTACTACCAGCGCTGGGCGCGCACCTGGGAGTTCCAGGCGCTGCTCAAAGCCCGTCCGATGGCTGGCGATGCCGCCCTTGGTGCGCAGTACACCGACGAGATCGCGGCGCAGTGCTGGACGGCTGTCGAGCGGGACGGTTTTGTCGAGGACGTGCAGGCGATGCGGCGCCGAGTCGAGGAAAACCTCAACGACAACATCGCGAGCCGGGAGCTCAAGCTCGGTCCCGGCGGCCTACGGGACATCGAGTTCTCGGTGCAGTTGCTGCAGATGGTGCACGGGCGCACCGATAGCGCGATCCGCCCGGCCGCGACGCTCGAGGCGATTCAGGCGCTTTCCGACCGCGGCTACATCGGTCGCACCGACGCCTCCTCGCTCAGCGACTCGTATCGATTCCTGCGCATCTTGGAGCACCGGCTTATGCTGCAGCGGCTGCGACGTACCCATCTGCTGCCGGACACGGCAGAGGATCTACGGCCTATCGCCCGCACGCTCGGCTACGGCGTCAGCGGGTCGGGGGACGAAGCCAAGGCGCTTCTGAAGGATCGAGCCAACCATGCCCGCGAGGTACGCCGCCTCCACGAAAAAGTCTTCTATCGCCCGCTGCTGACCGCGGTCGCCGCGTTGCCGGGAGAAGCGATGCGGCTGACCACTGAGGCGGCGGTCGATCGGTTGCGCGCTCTTGGGTTCGAGCGGCCAGACGGCGTACTCAAACATGTCGAGGTACTCACCGCGGGCACAAGCAGGACCGCTGCCATGCAACGGATTTTGCTGCCGACGATGCTGGCGATGTTTGCCGATTCAGCAGATCCGGACGCGGGCATTTTGGCCTACCGCCAGGTGTCCGAGCAGCTGGGGCACACCCCTTGGTACCTGCGGTTACTACGCGACGAAGGTGCCGTTGCGGAACGGCTCGCGCACTTGCTCGGCTCTAGCCGCTACATCGCATCGCTGTTTGGCCGCGCGCCCGAGGCAATCCAGATGCTCGCTGAGGTGTCTCATTTGCAGCCGCGGATGGTCGCCGCGTTGGAGATCAAGATGCGCGGTGCCGCACAGCGCGCCACCACCTCTGACGACGCGATCTCGGCGATCCGGTCACTGCGCCGCGGCGAACTGGTGCGGATCGCCGCCGCGGACCTTTTGGGGTACGCCGACATCGACCAAGTCGGCAATGCGCTGTGCGCGCTCAACGACGCGACCGTGCGTGCGGGCCTGTTCGTAGCCATGCGCGAGGTCGCCGGAGACCTCGGTATTTCTGTCGACGAGTACCCGTGCGTGGTCTCGGTGATCGGTATGGGTCGGTACGGCGGCCAGGAGCTGTCCTACGGCTCTGACGCCGATGTCATCTACGTCTATGACACGGTCGAGGGCGCCGATCCGGTACACGCGGCCAAGATCGCGAACCGGACCGTTGAGCTGATGGGCCGCATGCTGGGCAAGCCGGGGCCGGACCCCGCCCTCGGCTTGGACGCCGATCTGCGGCCCGAGGGCAAGCAAGGCGCGCTGGTGCGATCGCTGTCCGGGTACGCCGAGTACTACGCGCGCTGGTCGCAGATCTGGGAAGCGCAAGCACTGCTACGCGCTCGCCCGGTCGCCGGCGACGACGTACTCGGGGCGCGTTTCCTTCAGCTGATCGACCCCATCCGCTATCCCACGGGCGGTATCGATGATGCGCAGCTTCGCGAGATACGGCGGATCAAGGCGCGTGTGGATAATGAGCGGCTGCCGCGCGGCGCGGACCCGACCACGCATCTGAAACTGGGGCGCGGCGGGTTGGCCGATATCGAGTGGACGGTGCAGCTGTTGCAACTGCAGCATGCGGCCGTACATCACGGCCTGTGGACCACGGGCACGCTGTCTGCGCTGGATGCCGCGGTGCAGGCAGAGTTGATCGACCCGGATGATGCGGATGCCCTGGAAGAGTCATGGCGGTTGGTTTCTCAGTGCCGCGATGCCAACATGCTCATCAAGGGCAAGGCCTCCGACCAACTTCCCCATCATGCAAGGGATCTGGTCGCCGTCGCGCGAATTCTCGGCTACCCCACGGACGTCGGTGCCGGCCAGTTCCTCGACGACTATCACCGGGTTACCCGGCACGCGCGTGCCGTTGCCGAAAAGCTGTTCTACGAGACCTGA